In Oryza sativa Japonica Group chromosome 3, ASM3414082v1, one DNA window encodes the following:
- the LOC4334336 gene encoding WPP domain-associated protein: MEAVQPPVLSDRLNPLIHHRSAFPASVVQPQDHGDSVPGLCSGSFIDTRGRLSSGSMTSEDSPALTPRWLSIKSNSSSDNCFEGSKRAVSWSDRHVFNPNGQVNYAEFMDLMEQELDTQLDRLKGDVTGLENFALPDNGYIIGTHLGMSLDVMLIEIDERFNALKLLLATVFRKAREMDSSSVSDLQWEHELQLEVINITIGEFISGLQEEMERKLYEQISMTNSMSKNWQDAIAQFASMRDDLGALSKLLLPSLQESHISHSKHETSSNRSNRWKYNIFGKKNKEDHSSRAEENKSFRKQKSMVVLEKSDFRHLNGMSKEEIITYFKSEMSKLKRMHELDLQEKTEELFKFKREKGLLTLKNDVEFEPLRKKIPQIISRMDQIISKNIKMPSLCMTNDGLDERCISAKRIDSLYYENQHLRGLLADNMKDVKELSSQLSEASKEMSIQLSSEDDLLRQIAKIKEEYEDLQIEAGVRDGVYQTITRKLLDDSMNSMHDAATNFSTELSSLEAMISEKEKALCLSNEENRMLKEKIAELEQCLIQDKQEDPEVIKQESTEIILRDIEVAPHISPRRSHETPKQDMQYDELVKLNSSLEIASAALKEVENKNIDYNGIFTKNEQEKQLECILISIMKLSKEFVEIEQKLSVERSASRSEDLSDHCNHMVRQAVVLTKIGLWYKQMLETRRSELQKAEAKVVILGDKVNSHLNLLQKIYVTLDRYSPTLQQYPGLLDAFLKTCKLVAGLRSNQNKDDTTA; the protein is encoded by the exons ATGGAGGCCGTCCAGCCGCCG GTGTTGAGTGACAGATTGAACCCGTTGATCCACCACAGATCAGCTTTTCCAGCCAGTGTTGTGCAGCCTCAAGATCATGGTGACAGCGTTCCGGGCTTGTGCAGTGGATCTTTTATTGACACCAGGGGCAGGCTTAGCAGTGGATCAATGACATCTGAAGATTCACCGGCACTGACGCCGAGATGGTTGTCCATCAAGTCCAACTCCAGCTCTGACAACTGCTTTGAAGGATCGAAAAGAGCGGTATCGTGGTCAGACCGGCATGTTTTCAATCCAAATGGGCAGGTCAACTATGCAGAATTCATGGATTTGATGGAACAGGAGCTTGATACCCAACTTGATAGGCTCAAGGGGGATGTAACTGGGCTGGAAAACTTTGCGTTGCCGGATAATGGGTATATAATTGGTACACACCTGGGCATGTCTCTTGATGTGATGCTGATTGAGATTGATGAGAGGTTCAATGCCTTGAAGTTACTGCTGGCCACAGTGTTTCGGAAGGCTAGGGAGATGGACAGCTCGTCGGTGTCTGATCTGCAGTGGGAGCATGAGTTGCAATTGGAGGTCATCAACATTACAATAGGAGAATTCATCAGTGGCTTGCAAGAGGAGATGGAGAGGAAGCTGTATGAGCAAATTTCTATGACAAACTCCATGAGTAAAAATTGGCAGGATGCCATAGCTCAATTTGCCAGCATGCGCGATGATCTGGGTGCTCTTTCTAAGCTATTGTTGCCCTCACTACAAGAATCACATATTTCTCACAGCAAGCATGAAACTTCAAGCAACAGGAGCAATAGGTGGAAGTACAACATCtttggaaagaaaaacaagGAGGATCATTCATCTCGCGCGGAGGAAAATAAGAGTTTCAGGAAACAGAAGTCCATGGTTGTCTTGGAAAAATCTGACTTCCGTCACCTGAATGGTATGAGTAAAGAGGAGATCATAACTTATTTTAAGTCCGAAATGAGCAAATTGAAGAGGATGCATGAATTGGATTTGCAGGAGAAGACCGAGGAGCTCTTCAAATTCAAACGGGAGAAGGGATTGCTTACTCTCAAGAATGATGTGGAATTTGAGCCGTTAAGAAAGAAAATTCCACAGATTATTTCTAGAATGGACCAAATCATTTCGAAGAACATAAAGATGCCTTCACTTTGCATGACTAATGATGGACTGGATGAAAGATGCATATCAGCAAAAAGAATCGATTCTTTATATTACGAAAATCAGCATCTTAGAGGTTTGCTTGCAGATAATATGAAGGATGTCAAGGAATTATCATCTCAGCTATCTGAAGCCAGTAAAGAAATGTCTATTCAGTTGTCATCAGAAGACGATCTCCTGAGACAAATTGCCAAAATTAAAGAAGAATATGAGGATCTCCAAATCGAAGCCGGTGTTAGGGATGGAGTGTATCAAACTATTACAAGAAAGTTGCTTGATGATTCTATGAACAGCATGCATGATGCTGCAACGAATTTTAGTACAGAACTGTCTTCTCTTGAAGCTATGATATCTGAAAAGGAGAAGGCTTTGTGTTTGTCAAATGAAGAAAACCGAatgttaaaagaaaaaatagcaGAGTTAGAGCAATGTTTGATCCAAGATAAACAGGAAGATCCAGAAGTCATCAAGCAAGAGAGTACAGAGATCATTTTGCGTGATATAGAGGTGGCGCCTCACATATCACCAAGAAGATCACATGAGACTCCCAAGCAAGATATGCAATATGATGAACTTGTCAAACTTAACTCAAGTTTAGAAATTGCTTCAGCTGCATTGAAGGaagttgaaaataaaaatatcgaTTATAATGGTATTTTCACCAAAAATGAGCAAGAAAAGCAACTGGAGTGCATTTTAATATCTATTATGAAGTTGTCAAAGGAATTTGTGGAGATCGAGCAAAAATTATCAGTAGAAAGAAGTGCAAGCAG GTCAGAGGATTTGAGTGATCATTGCAACCACATGGTCAGACAAGCCGTTGTACTAACAAAAATAGGCCTTTGGTACAAACAAATGCTAGAAACAAGGCGTTCTGAGCTCCAGAAGGCTGAAGCCAAG GTTGTCATTTTGGGCGACAAGGTTAATTCACATTTAAACCTTCTTCAGAAGATATATGTAACTCTTGATCGCTACTCCCCTACATTACAGCAATATCCTGGG TTGCTAGATGCTTTCTTGAAGACATGCAAGCTTGTTGCAGGTTTGAGAAGTAATCAGAACAAAGATGATA
- the LOC4334338 gene encoding ferredoxin--NADP reductase, root isozyme, chloroplastic: MATAVASQVAVSAPAGSDRGLRSSGIQGSNNISFSNKSWVGTTLAWESKATRPRHANKVLCMSVQQASESKVAVKPLDLESANEPPLNTYKPKEPYTATIVSVERIVGPKAPGETCHIVIDHGGNVPYWEGQSYGIIPPGENPKKPGAPHNVRLYSIASTRYGDSFDGRTTSLCVRRAVYYDPETGKEDPSKNGVCSNFLCNSKPGDKVKVTGPSGKIMLLPEEDPNATHIMIATGTGVAPFRGYLRRMFMEDVPKYRFGGLAWLFLGVANTDSLLYDEEFTSYLKQYPDNFRYDKALSREQKNKNAGKMYVQDKIEEYSDEIFKLLDGGAHIYFCGLKGMMPGIQDTLKKVAEQRGESWEQKLSQLKKNKQWHVEVY, from the exons ATGGCGACCGCCGTTGCGTCCCAG GTTGCTGTCTCTGCTCCGGCTGGCTCGGATCGCGGCTTGAGGAGTTCTGGGATCCAG GGTAGCAACAATATTAGCTTTAGCAACAAATCATGGGTTGGCACCACATTGGCGTGGGAGAGCAAGGCCACGCGACCGAGGCATGCGAACAAGGTGCTCTGCATGTCAGTTCAGCAAGCGAGCGAAAGCAAGGTTGCTGTCAAGCCTCTTGATTTGGAGAGTGCTAACGAGCCGCCGCTCAACACATACAAACCAAAGGAGCCTTACACCGCCACAATTGTCTCGGTTGAGAGGATCGTAGGCCCCAAGGCTCCAGGAGAGACATGCCACATTGTTATTGATCATGGTGGCAATGTGCCTTACTGGGAGGGGCAAAGCTATGGCATTATTCCTCCA GGGGAGAACCCGAAGAAGCCTGGTGCACCACATAATGTCCGTCTTTATTCAATTGCATCTACAAGGTATGGAGATTCATTCGATGGAAGGACCACTAGTTTATGTGTGCGCCGTGCCGTTTATTATGATCCTGAAACTGGCAAGGAGGACCCCTCAAAAAATGGTGTCTGCAGTAACTTCCTATGTAATTCAAAACCAGGGGACAAGGTTAAAGTGACAG GTCCGTCAGGCAAAATAATGCTCCTGCCTGAGGAAGATCCAAATGCAACTCACATCATGATAGCTACTGGCACTGGTGTTGCTCCATTCCGTGGCTACCTACGCCGTATGTTCATGGAAGATGTCCCAAAGTACAGATTTGGTGGCTTGGCCTGGCTCTTCCTTGGTGTGGCTAACACTGACAGCCTTCTCTATGATGAAGAGTTCACAAGCTACCTTAAGCAGTATCCAGACAATTTCAG GTATGACAAAGCGCTAAGCAGGGAGCAGAAAAACAAGAACGCTGGCAAGATGTATGTCCAGGACAAGATCGAGGAGTACAGCGACGAGATCTTCAAGCTCTTGGATGGCGGCGCGCACATCTACTTCTGTGGTTTGAAGGGGATGATGCCTGGGATTCAAGACACCCTCAAGAAAGTGGCGGAGCAGAGAGGGGAGAGCTGGGAGCAGAAGCTATCCCAGCTCAAGAAGAACAAGCAATGGCACGTTGAGGTCTACTAG
- the LOC9272009 gene encoding uncharacterized protein: protein MANLPPSLSIGAASFAAPSPPPPSPGASSSSSAAAAAAPGAAKDRKMASAEQLVLDLCDPELRENALLDLSKKREIFQDLAPLLWHSYGTIAALLQEIVSIYPSLSPPTLSPGASNRVCNALALLQCVASHSDTRIPFLNAHIPLYLYPFLNTTSKTRPFEYLRLTSLGVIGALVKVDDSEVIGFLLQTEIIPLCLRTMEMGSELSKTVATFIVQKILLDDVGLRYICATAERFFAVASVLSQMVQALADQPSPRLLKHIIRCYLRLSENSRACTALNSCLPNALKDGTLNNFLQDDHVTRRWLQQLLHNMTMAGMGGAPHGGLDHIMGM from the exons aTGGCGAATCTGCCGCCGTCGCTCTccatcggcgccgcctccttcgccgcgccctcgcccccgccgccctcgcctggcgcctcctcgtcgtcgtcggcggcggcggcggcggctccgggggCCGCCAAGGACCGGAAGATGGCGTCCGCGGAGCAGCTCGTGCTCGACCTCTGCGACCCCGAGCTGCGGGAGAACGCCCTCCTCGACCTCTCCAAG AAGCGAGAGATTTTTCAGGATCTTGCTCCACTCCTGTGGCACTCTTATGGAACAATTGCTGCACTACTCCAG GAGATTGTGTCAATCTATCCATCACTTTCACCCCCAACATTATCTCCAGGGGCTTCAAACCGTGTCTGCAATGCACTTGCACTTCTTCAG TGTGTTGCCTCACACAGTGACACAAGGATTCCTTTCTTGAATG CTCACATCCCACTGTATCTGTACCCTTTCTTGAATACTACTAGCAAGACAAGGCCTTTTGAGTACTTGAGGCTTACCAGCTTGGGTGTCATTGGCGCACTTGTGAAG GTTGATGATTCTGAAGTCATTGGGTTTCTGCTGCAAACTGAAATAATTCCTCTGTGTCTCCGTACTATGGAGATGGGCAGTGAACTTTCGAAAACG GTTGCCACCTTTATTGTTCAAAAGATTCTGCTTGATGATGTTGGGCTTCGCTACATATGTGCTACTGCTGAACGTTTCTTTGCCGTAGCCAGTGTTCTATCACAGATGGTTCAGGCACTTGCTGATCAACCTTCTCCAAGACTGCTGAAGCACATAATTCGCTGCTACCTCAGGCTGTCAGAAAATTCCAG GGCATGTACCGCGCTGAACAGCTGCCTCCCCAACGCGCTGAAAGATGGAACCCTCAACAACTTCCTCCAG GATGATCATGTCACAAGGCGTTGGCTCCAGCAGCTGCTGCACAACATGACTATGGCCGGCATGGGAGGAGCTCCTCATGGAGGCCTTGATCACATCATGGGGATGTGA